One window of the Paenibacillus beijingensis genome contains the following:
- the map gene encoding type I methionyl aminopeptidase, whose product MIIIKTMDEIQQMKAAGQIVAACHKEIANMIKPGVTTLEINNYVEKFIANRGAEPYTIGYNGYEYATCAAVNDVIAHGFPSGTPLKNGDIVTIDIVAKYNGWVGDSTWSYAVGEVSAQARKLMNVTKECLYLAIRQAVVGNRIGDVTHAIQSHAESHGFSVVRDLMAHGVGRDLHVEPSYAHVGSPGKGFRLKAGMVITIEPMINEGTYRMTVDPDGWTARTADGKWSTQYEHTVAITEDEPVILTEQYN is encoded by the coding sequence GTGATCATTATCAAAACAATGGATGAAATTCAACAGATGAAAGCGGCGGGGCAAATAGTGGCGGCATGCCATAAGGAAATCGCCAACATGATCAAGCCGGGTGTAACGACGCTGGAGATTAATAACTACGTGGAAAAGTTTATTGCGAACAGGGGAGCGGAGCCATACACGATCGGATACAACGGGTATGAATACGCCACTTGCGCTGCGGTCAATGATGTCATTGCCCACGGCTTTCCGAGCGGTACTCCCTTGAAAAATGGAGATATTGTCACCATCGATATCGTTGCCAAATACAACGGCTGGGTGGGCGATTCCACCTGGAGCTATGCGGTAGGAGAAGTGTCGGCACAAGCCCGAAAACTGATGAATGTAACGAAGGAGTGTCTGTATCTTGCGATCAGGCAGGCCGTCGTAGGCAATCGGATCGGGGATGTCACCCATGCAATCCAAAGCCATGCGGAATCACACGGCTTTTCCGTCGTCCGCGATTTGATGGCGCACGGAGTAGGGAGAGACTTGCATGTGGAGCCTAGCTATGCGCATGTTGGAAGCCCGGGAAAAGGATTTCGGCTCAAAGCGGGCATGGTGATCACCATTGAGCCGATGATCAATGAAGGAACTTACCGGATGACCGTAGATCCGGATGGATGGACGGCACGAACGGCGGATGGCAAATGGTCGACTCAGTATGAACATACCGTCGCGATCACAGAAGATGAACCCGTTATTTTGACGGAGCAGTATAACTGA
- a CDS encoding transglycosylase domain-containing protein has protein sequence MKAENAARKSKSKSKRTIFRWALLIAAGLIVVGCAAGWGVFRMLVAVQDVSLLDKPLPSATIIYDHTGNEASRIAQNVIEPVGYDAMPKHLIEAVVAIEDKRFFEHDGMDLRGIMRALFTNITAGGTVQGGSTITQQLAKNVFLSHERTWKRKWSEVLLARKIEENYDKPKIMEMYLNKIYFGEGAWGIKRAAETYFGKPVSRLTLSESALLAGLIKAPSALTPYKHPEKAKERRNLVLETMREQGFIDEQTCKQASRIPVMLKGAKPDRTNGIKHPYYVDQIIREASNLYGLSENDVLHGGLRIYTEMDPHMQQTAERVYANDSLFPESSSDQLIQSGSVLVDPRDGGIRALVGGRGDQPFRGFNRAVQLKRQPGSTMKPIAVYTPALERGYSPEDTLLDEPVDFGGYQPKNAGGSYHGEVTLYEALIHSYNVPAVRLLDEIGIDAGMDAAARFGLKLTDADRTLGLALGGLQEGVSPLEMAEAFGVFASDGVRMPAHTIKRIETADGAVLAEAGSPSGVKTTEQLVARTMTAMLEGVVREGTGEAAALADRPVAGKTGTTQMPGTNGEGAKDNWFVGYTPQLVCAVWLGYDQSDSSHFLTTTSKAAAAVFHAIMSEALQDEPVQPFPAVSVDQKKEKREDKERIKPKSEERESTDKHKDKDKHEDKGKGRDKDDEKRKGKDHRNEDD, from the coding sequence ATGAAAGCGGAAAACGCAGCGAGAAAAAGTAAAAGTAAAAGTAAAAGAACAATCTTCAGATGGGCGTTACTGATCGCCGCCGGTTTAATCGTGGTCGGATGCGCGGCGGGATGGGGCGTTTTTCGGATGCTTGTCGCGGTGCAGGATGTGTCGCTGCTCGATAAGCCGCTTCCGTCGGCGACGATTATTTATGACCATACAGGCAATGAAGCAAGCCGAATCGCTCAAAATGTCATTGAGCCGGTAGGCTATGACGCTATGCCGAAACATTTAATTGAAGCCGTCGTAGCGATTGAGGACAAACGCTTCTTCGAGCATGACGGCATGGATTTGCGGGGGATTATGCGGGCGCTCTTCACCAATATTACCGCGGGAGGAACTGTGCAAGGCGGCAGCACAATCACGCAGCAGCTGGCGAAAAACGTTTTCTTGTCTCACGAGAGGACCTGGAAACGAAAGTGGAGCGAGGTTCTCCTCGCACGCAAGATCGAAGAAAACTACGATAAACCGAAAATTATGGAAATGTATCTGAATAAGATTTATTTCGGTGAAGGGGCTTGGGGTATTAAACGCGCCGCCGAAACCTATTTCGGCAAGCCGGTCAGCCGGCTGACGCTGTCGGAATCCGCTCTGCTTGCCGGGCTGATTAAAGCGCCGTCCGCCCTTACGCCGTATAAGCATCCCGAGAAAGCGAAAGAACGCCGTAATCTCGTGCTTGAGACGATGAGAGAACAGGGATTCATCGATGAGCAAACCTGCAAGCAGGCGAGCCGCATACCGGTGATGCTAAAGGGTGCAAAACCGGACCGAACAAACGGCATCAAGCATCCTTATTATGTGGACCAAATCATTCGCGAGGCTTCCAACCTGTACGGACTAAGCGAAAACGACGTCCTGCACGGCGGGCTGCGCATTTATACGGAAATGGACCCGCATATGCAGCAGACGGCCGAACGTGTCTACGCAAACGACTCGCTTTTTCCCGAAAGCAGCTCTGATCAGCTCATACAAAGCGGTTCCGTCTTGGTCGATCCGCGGGACGGAGGCATCCGGGCGCTTGTAGGCGGAAGAGGCGACCAGCCATTTCGAGGCTTTAACCGCGCCGTCCAGCTGAAGCGCCAGCCCGGGTCCACGATGAAGCCGATTGCAGTTTATACGCCGGCCCTGGAGCGCGGGTACAGTCCCGAGGACACCCTGCTGGACGAACCGGTCGATTTCGGCGGCTATCAGCCGAAAAACGCAGGCGGGTCTTATCACGGTGAAGTGACGCTCTACGAAGCGCTCATTCATTCCTATAACGTCCCGGCGGTTCGGCTGCTCGATGAAATCGGCATCGATGCCGGCATGGATGCGGCTGCCCGTTTCGGACTGAAGCTTACAGACGCTGACCGGACGCTCGGTCTGGCTCTTGGCGGTCTGCAGGAGGGCGTATCGCCGCTCGAGATGGCCGAAGCGTTCGGCGTTTTCGCAAGCGACGGCGTACGGATGCCGGCACACACCATCAAGCGCATCGAAACGGCGGATGGCGCGGTATTGGCGGAAGCAGGGAGTCCATCGGGCGTGAAAACGACGGAGCAATTGGTGGCCAGAACGATGACCGCGATGCTGGAGGGTGTCGTGAGGGAGGGCACCGGTGAAGCGGCAGCGCTCGCAGACCGCCCTGTTGCGGGCAAGACCGGCACAACCCAAATGCCGGGGACGAACGGGGAAGGGGCCAAAGACAACTGGTTTGTCGGCTATACCCCTCAGCTTGTCTGCGCCGTTTGGCTCGGTTACGATCAGTCCGACTCCAGCCATTTTTTAACGACGACGTCGAAGGCCGCCGCCGCAGTGTTCCATGCGATCATGAGCGAGGCGCTGCAAGACGAGCCCGTGCAGCCATTTCCCGCTGTGAGCGTGGATCAGAAGAAAGAGAAGCGCGAAGATAAAGAACGCATCAAGCCTAAAAGTGAGGAAAGAGAGTCAACTGACAAGCACAAAGACAAAGATAAACATGAGGATAAAGGCAAAGGCAGAGACAAAGATGATGAGAAGAGAAAAGGGAAGGACCACCGAAACGAAGACGACTGA
- the add gene encoding adenosine deaminase, translating into MNELINRLPKIELHCHLDGCVRPQTLADIARREGIELPAGSLEELTTLMKVPPSCSSLVEALKCFELPLKCMQTPYALERIAMELAEDAARENVKYIEVRFAPHLHTEQGMTVEDAIVSVGAGLAAAEKKTDIIARMIVTCMRNHSVEVNIEAVRAAAKFLGKGVVGVDLAGDEENFPPELHEKVFQLADELGIPVTIHAGEAGGANNIRTAVERLHARRIGHGVRLYEDAGAQQLLHDRNIPLEMCVTSNVQSKAVDSLEKHPIRSYLERGIGVTVNSDNRTVSDTDLTKEYQLLADHFQFKAADFKKVAVQAIEAAFVEPELKPELLRKFQEEWDKLGI; encoded by the coding sequence ATGAATGAATTGATCAACCGACTGCCCAAGATTGAACTGCACTGCCACTTAGACGGCTGCGTAAGACCGCAGACGCTCGCGGATATCGCGAGGCGCGAAGGCATTGAGCTTCCCGCCGGCAGTTTGGAGGAGCTGACCACTTTGATGAAAGTTCCGCCTTCCTGCAGCAGTCTGGTCGAAGCTTTGAAATGCTTTGAGCTGCCGCTTAAGTGCATGCAGACCCCTTATGCGCTGGAGAGGATCGCCATGGAATTGGCGGAGGACGCCGCCCGTGAAAATGTAAAATATATCGAAGTCCGATTCGCTCCCCATCTCCACACCGAGCAGGGCATGACAGTTGAAGATGCCATTGTGAGCGTAGGCGCGGGCCTTGCGGCTGCCGAGAAAAAAACCGATATTATCGCGCGGATGATCGTCACCTGCATGCGCAATCATTCGGTCGAGGTCAACATAGAAGCGGTTCGCGCCGCTGCGAAATTTTTGGGGAAAGGCGTCGTCGGCGTCGACTTGGCCGGCGATGAAGAGAACTTTCCGCCGGAGCTGCACGAGAAGGTGTTCCAGCTTGCCGATGAGCTCGGAATTCCCGTTACGATTCATGCCGGAGAAGCGGGAGGGGCGAACAATATCCGCACCGCTGTCGAACGGCTGCATGCGCGGCGGATCGGCCACGGCGTCCGTCTCTACGAGGATGCAGGGGCCCAGCAGCTGCTTCACGACCGGAACATTCCGCTGGAAATGTGCGTCACCAGCAACGTACAATCGAAGGCCGTTGACTCGCTCGAGAAGCACCCGATCCGCTCGTATTTGGAGCGGGGAATCGGCGTAACAGTTAACTCGGACAACCGCACCGTGAGCGATACCGATTTGACCAAGGAGTATCAGTTGCTCGCGGACCATTTTCAATTTAAGGCAGCCGACTTTAAAAAAGTAGCCGTACAGGCGATCGAAGCCGCCTTCGTAGAGCCCGAACTGAAGCCGGAGCTGCTTCGGAAGTTTCAAGAAGAATGGGACAAGCTTGGCATTTAG
- a CDS encoding TetR/AcrR family transcriptional regulator produces the protein MDRKAAEKVMVAKGNQYDIRDVAKEAGLGYGTVYHYYSNKEILLREVMEAGLAIAAEVTGQIFASHESPVQQLESYCNALLQTWMLHTSVYLVYKAASENYCNLDEMFRQQLSVQFQHELYKPLAECVERAMEAKEIGVQLKAESLSNGLLGSLIGSYGIYLYHQEMPPDPSIITELLLRGLREGKGDNR, from the coding sequence TTGGACAGGAAGGCTGCCGAAAAAGTCATGGTGGCGAAGGGAAACCAATATGACATTCGTGATGTGGCCAAAGAAGCGGGATTAGGTTATGGTACGGTGTACCATTATTACAGCAACAAGGAGATCTTGCTCCGGGAAGTCATGGAAGCGGGCTTGGCAATTGCCGCAGAAGTTACGGGCCAGATTTTTGCCTCGCATGAAAGCCCTGTTCAGCAGCTTGAAAGCTACTGTAACGCCTTGCTGCAAACGTGGATGCTGCATACGTCTGTCTATCTTGTCTATAAAGCGGCTTCCGAAAACTACTGCAATTTGGACGAAATGTTCCGTCAGCAGCTCAGTGTCCAATTTCAGCATGAGCTTTACAAGCCGCTGGCGGAGTGTGTCGAGCGAGCGATGGAAGCGAAGGAAATCGGTGTACAGCTTAAAGCTGAATCGCTTTCGAACGGTTTATTGGGGTCATTGATCGGCAGCTATGGAATCTATCTTTACCATCAGGAAATGCCGCCGGATCCTTCGATTATCACCGAACTTCTGCTTAGAGGGCTGAGAGAGGGAAAGGGGGATAACAGGTGA